A single region of the Agromyces sp. Leaf222 genome encodes:
- the tdh gene encoding L-threonine 3-dehydrogenase, producing the protein MKALFKRAPGAGFEYTDRPEPEPGPADVKIRVLRTGICGTDLHIEAWDDWAASNIATPLVPGHEFYGEVVEVGELVHDVAVGDRVSGEGHVVCGMCRNCRAGRRQMCIRTLGVGLHRDGAFAEYIVIPGENVWVHHSPVEPDVGAIFDPFGNAVHTALAFSVIGEDVLVTGCGPIGLMSIAVARHVGARFIVATDVSPARLELARSMGADAVVDVSGERVAEVQGRLGMREGFDVGFEMSGSPRALPEMIENMNHGGRIAMLGLPSEPYAIDWGKVVTHMLTVKGIYGREMFETWNSMSAMLQTSPLLGERVASIISERHPAREWRAAFDSARAAGVGKVILDWTEV; encoded by the coding sequence ATGAAGGCCCTCTTCAAGCGCGCCCCAGGCGCAGGTTTCGAGTACACCGACCGACCTGAGCCCGAGCCGGGCCCCGCCGACGTGAAGATCCGGGTGCTGCGCACCGGCATCTGCGGCACCGACCTGCACATCGAGGCATGGGACGACTGGGCCGCCTCGAACATCGCGACGCCGCTCGTGCCGGGGCACGAGTTCTACGGCGAGGTCGTCGAGGTCGGCGAGCTCGTGCACGACGTCGCCGTCGGCGACCGGGTGTCGGGCGAGGGCCACGTCGTCTGCGGCATGTGCCGCAACTGCCGCGCCGGCCGCCGGCAGATGTGCATCCGCACCCTCGGCGTCGGGCTGCACCGCGACGGCGCGTTCGCCGAGTACATCGTGATCCCGGGCGAGAACGTGTGGGTGCACCACTCGCCCGTCGAGCCCGACGTCGGCGCGATCTTCGACCCCTTCGGCAACGCGGTGCACACCGCGCTCGCCTTCTCGGTGATCGGCGAAGACGTGCTCGTCACGGGCTGCGGCCCGATCGGCCTCATGTCGATCGCGGTCGCGCGCCATGTCGGCGCCCGCTTCATCGTGGCGACGGATGTCTCGCCCGCGCGTCTCGAGCTCGCCAGGTCGATGGGCGCCGACGCCGTCGTCGACGTGTCGGGCGAACGCGTCGCCGAGGTGCAGGGCCGGCTCGGCATGCGCGAGGGCTTCGACGTCGGATTCGAGATGTCGGGTTCGCCTCGCGCGCTGCCCGAGATGATCGAGAACATGAACCACGGCGGGCGCATCGCGATGCTCGGCCTGCCGAGCGAGCCGTACGCGATCGACTGGGGCAAGGTCGTCACCCACATGCTCACGGTAAAGGGCATCTACGGCCGCGAGATGTTCGAGACCTGGAACTCGATGAGTGCGATGCTGCAGACGAGCCCGTTGCTGGGCGAACGCGTCGCCTCGATCATCTCGGAGCGCCACCCGGCGCGCGAGTGGCGCGCGGCGTTCGACTCCGCGAGGGCGGCGGGCGTCGGCAAGGTCATCCTCGACTGGACGGAGGTCTGA
- a CDS encoding glycine C-acetyltransferase, whose product MYGSVKEQLRAELDEIDSAGLTKRERGILGPQSSEVSVAGHEVLNFCANNYLGLANEPRIVAAAHRGLDEWGYGLASVRFICGTQEQHLELERRVSEFLGYDDTILFSSCFDANGGVFETLFGPDDAIISDELNHASIIDGIRLSKARRYRYKNRDLADLEVQLAAASDARRRVIVTDGVFSMDGYIAPLAEICDLADRYGALVFVDDSHAVGFVGEHGRGTPELCGVEGRVDITTGTFGKALGGASGGYVAARQEIVDLLRQRARPYLFSNTLAPAIVAGTLEALSLLESSGDLRERLNANAALFRELMTDAAFDLLPGEHAIVPVMFGDAVVTGRMAELLQERGVYVTAFSFPVVPRGAARIRVQLSAAHSEDEIRRCVAAFVEARAAV is encoded by the coding sequence ATGTACGGATCGGTGAAGGAGCAGTTGCGGGCCGAGCTCGACGAGATCGACTCGGCGGGGCTCACGAAGCGCGAACGGGGCATCCTCGGGCCGCAGTCGTCGGAGGTGTCGGTCGCGGGGCACGAGGTGCTGAACTTCTGCGCGAACAACTACCTCGGGCTCGCGAACGAACCGCGCATCGTCGCGGCCGCCCACCGTGGTCTCGACGAGTGGGGCTACGGCCTGGCCAGCGTGCGCTTCATCTGCGGCACGCAGGAGCAGCACCTCGAGCTCGAACGGCGCGTCTCCGAGTTCCTCGGCTACGACGACACGATCCTCTTCTCGTCGTGCTTCGACGCGAACGGCGGCGTCTTCGAGACCCTCTTCGGTCCAGACGACGCGATCATCTCCGACGAGCTCAACCACGCGTCGATCATCGACGGCATCCGGCTCTCGAAGGCGCGCCGGTACCGCTACAAGAACCGCGACCTGGCCGACCTCGAGGTGCAGCTCGCCGCGGCATCCGATGCCCGTCGCCGTGTGATCGTGACCGATGGGGTGTTCTCGATGGACGGCTACATCGCACCCCTCGCCGAGATCTGCGACCTCGCCGACCGCTACGGCGCCCTCGTCTTCGTCGACGACTCGCACGCGGTCGGGTTCGTCGGCGAGCACGGCAGGGGAACGCCGGAGCTCTGCGGCGTCGAGGGGCGGGTCGACATCACGACCGGCACCTTCGGCAAGGCGCTGGGCGGGGCATCCGGCGGCTACGTCGCGGCCAGGCAGGAGATCGTCGACCTGCTGCGCCAGCGCGCCCGCCCCTACCTGTTCTCGAACACGCTCGCACCCGCGATCGTCGCCGGAACGCTCGAGGCGCTGTCGCTGCTCGAATCGTCGGGCGACCTGCGCGAGCGCCTGAATGCGAACGCCGCCCTGTTCCGCGAGCTGATGACGGATGCCGCGTTCGACCTGCTGCCCGGCGAGCACGCCATCGTGCCCGTCATGTTCGGCGACGCCGTCGTGACGGGGCGCATGGCCGAGCTCCTGCAGGAGCGAGGGGTCTACGTGACGGCGTTCTCGTTCCCGGTGGTGCCGCGCGGGGCGGCGCGCATCCGCGTGCAGCTCTCGGCCGCGCATTCCGAAGACGAGATCCGCCGGTGCGTCGCCGCGTTCGTCGAGGCGCGCGCCGCGGTCTGA
- a CDS encoding SDR family oxidoreductase translates to MPKTALITGASSGLGAEFARQIAMTGADLVLVARDRDALDRVAERIRAKYGVGVEVLPADLLKRRHLAKVVARVADPERPIELLVNNAGFGLPLDFAANDIDDEVKHLSLHVEVAMRLSHAALGQMLPRGRGRIVNVASVAGFIPRGTYGACKGWLISFSRWANDQYGPKGVTTTAVCPGFTHTNFHERMGLAPGKEGVPAWMWLDARTVVAEGLRDAARGKGVSIPSLRYRALVGLTRLLPASLAMRVGERGR, encoded by the coding sequence ATGCCGAAGACCGCACTCATCACCGGCGCGAGCTCGGGCCTCGGAGCCGAGTTCGCGCGCCAGATCGCCATGACGGGGGCCGACCTCGTGCTCGTGGCCCGCGACCGCGACGCGCTCGACCGGGTGGCCGAGCGCATCCGCGCCAAGTACGGCGTCGGCGTCGAGGTGCTGCCCGCCGACCTGCTCAAGCGCCGTCACCTCGCGAAGGTCGTCGCGCGCGTGGCCGACCCCGAGCGGCCCATCGAACTGCTCGTGAACAACGCCGGCTTCGGGCTGCCGCTCGACTTCGCCGCGAACGACATCGACGACGAGGTGAAGCACCTCTCGCTGCACGTCGAGGTGGCCATGCGGTTGAGCCATGCGGCACTCGGCCAGATGCTGCCGCGCGGCCGGGGTCGCATCGTGAACGTCGCCTCCGTCGCGGGCTTCATCCCCCGCGGCACGTACGGCGCATGCAAGGGCTGGCTCATCAGCTTCAGCCGCTGGGCGAACGACCAGTACGGGCCGAAGGGCGTGACCACGACCGCCGTATGCCCCGGCTTCACGCACACGAACTTCCACGAGCGCATGGGACTGGCCCCCGGCAAGGAGGGCGTGCCCGCCTGGATGTGGCTCGACGCCCGCACCGTCGTCGCCGAGGGCCTGCGCGACGCCGCGCGCGGCAAGGGCGTGTCGATCCCGTCGCTGCGCTACCGCGCGCTCGTCGGCCTCACGCGGCTGCTGCCGGCCTCGCTCGCGATGCGGGTCGGCGAGCGCGGGCGCTGA
- a CDS encoding LacI family DNA-binding transcriptional regulator, producing MSESARPTLSDVAARAGVSASTASLAFSGSGPVSDSTKQRVLAAAAELGYAGPDPRARSLRRGRSGIVGVVLEQRVRTAFLDPVKIQMLDGITEGIAPLGAGLLLLTDVGAVDLPVVEAGGPVATPALSVENAPVDAVVLIGCSPRLGQTVAALRRRGIPTVAIEGAAGSDIPEISIDNRDATRRGAQHLRDLGHADAVIVTLPLDPARTRGPLTAALEAGSTSDTASERLRGAREVFPHATGRSAAASSIEEGLEAGRILLADPETRPTAIIAQSDLLAAGVLQAAEELGVAVPGEVSVVGFDGIRVDGLQHDLTTLVQPSVAKGRAAGEAVVRMLADDDGDAPASRCFTSVLHVGDTTAPPRAR from the coding sequence ATGTCCGAGTCCGCCCGACCGACCCTGTCCGACGTCGCCGCGCGCGCCGGCGTCTCGGCCTCGACGGCCTCGCTCGCGTTCAGCGGGTCCGGCCCGGTATCGGATTCCACGAAGCAGCGCGTGCTCGCCGCCGCCGCTGAACTCGGCTACGCAGGCCCCGACCCTCGTGCCCGGTCGCTCCGTCGCGGGCGTTCCGGCATCGTCGGCGTGGTGCTCGAGCAGCGCGTGCGCACGGCGTTCCTCGACCCGGTGAAGATCCAGATGCTCGACGGCATCACCGAGGGCATCGCGCCGCTCGGCGCCGGCCTGCTGCTGCTCACCGACGTGGGCGCCGTCGACCTGCCGGTCGTCGAGGCCGGTGGCCCCGTCGCCACGCCGGCGCTCAGCGTCGAGAACGCCCCGGTCGACGCGGTCGTGCTCATCGGCTGCAGCCCCCGGCTCGGGCAGACCGTCGCCGCCCTGCGCCGCCGCGGCATCCCGACCGTCGCCATCGAGGGCGCGGCCGGCTCCGACATCCCCGAGATCTCGATCGACAACCGCGACGCCACCCGCCGCGGTGCCCAGCACCTGCGCGACCTCGGGCACGCGGATGCCGTGATCGTGACGCTCCCGCTCGACCCCGCCCGTACGCGCGGCCCGCTCACCGCGGCGCTCGAGGCGGGCAGCACGTCGGACACCGCGAGCGAGCGCCTGCGCGGGGCCAGAGAGGTGTTCCCGCACGCGACCGGACGATCCGCCGCCGCGAGCTCGATCGAGGAGGGCCTCGAGGCCGGTCGCATCCTGCTCGCCGACCCCGAGACACGGCCGACCGCGATCATCGCGCAGAGCGACCTGCTCGCCGCCGGGGTACTGCAGGCGGCCGAGGAGCTCGGCGTCGCCGTGCCCGGCGAGGTGAGCGTGGTCGGCTTCGACGGCATCCGTGTCGACGGCCTGCAGCACGACCTGACGACGCTCGTGCAGCCGTCGGTGGCCAAGGGCCGTGCCGCCGGCGAGGCGGTCGTGCGCATGCTCGCCGATGACGACGGCGACGCGCCAGCCTCGCGCTGCTTCACGAGCGTGCTGCACGTCGGCGACACCACGGCCCCGCCGCGCGCGCGGTGA
- a CDS encoding amidohydrolase: MAIDLASVYRDLHRHPELSFQEQRTAAIVSETLMGLGLEVTTGIGRTGVVGVLANGDGPTVLLRADMDGLPVLEATGLPYASEATGIDHEGHQVPVMHACGHDVHVTCLLGAAERLVTERDSWSGTLVALFQPAEEWGGGAEEMVADGLYQRVPRPDVVLGQHVAPFPAGFIGLHAGPAMAGADSINIRIHGTGGHGSRPETTVDPVYLAASTTVRLQGIVAREVAPTDAAVVTVGQLHGGSKNNIIPAEATLGLSVRTFDESVRTKVLGAIERIVQAEAVAAGAPMPPELSYDERFPVTVNDPEATARTAAALRTAFGAQRVIDPGIVSGSEDVGVLATAAGVPLVYWFLGGSDPSLFGDALKTGRMPEDIPSNHSPHFAPLIEPTLEVGVAALVTAAREWLSVR; the protein is encoded by the coding sequence ATGGCCATCGACCTCGCTTCCGTCTACCGCGACCTCCACCGGCACCCCGAGCTCTCGTTCCAGGAGCAGCGCACCGCCGCCATCGTCTCCGAAACGCTCATGGGGCTCGGCCTCGAGGTGACCACCGGCATCGGGCGCACCGGGGTCGTGGGCGTGCTCGCCAACGGCGACGGCCCGACGGTGCTGCTCCGCGCCGACATGGACGGGCTGCCCGTGCTCGAGGCGACCGGCCTGCCGTACGCCAGCGAGGCCACCGGCATCGACCACGAGGGCCACCAGGTGCCGGTGATGCACGCCTGCGGCCACGACGTGCACGTGACCTGCCTGCTCGGCGCGGCCGAGCGGCTCGTGACCGAGCGGGACTCGTGGTCGGGCACGCTCGTCGCGCTCTTCCAGCCGGCCGAGGAGTGGGGCGGCGGCGCCGAGGAGATGGTCGCCGACGGCCTCTACCAGCGCGTGCCGAGGCCCGACGTGGTGCTCGGCCAGCATGTGGCGCCGTTCCCTGCGGGATTCATCGGCCTGCACGCCGGCCCGGCGATGGCCGGTGCGGACTCCATCAACATCCGCATCCACGGCACGGGCGGGCACGGGTCGCGCCCCGAGACGACGGTCGACCCCGTGTACCTCGCGGCCTCGACGACGGTTCGCCTGCAGGGCATCGTCGCCAGGGAGGTCGCGCCGACGGATGCCGCGGTCGTCACGGTCGGGCAGCTGCACGGTGGCAGCAAGAACAACATCATCCCCGCCGAGGCGACGCTCGGGCTGAGCGTGCGCACCTTCGACGAGTCCGTGCGCACCAAGGTGCTCGGCGCCATCGAGCGGATCGTGCAGGCCGAGGCCGTGGCCGCCGGCGCCCCGATGCCGCCGGAGCTGTCGTACGACGAGCGGTTCCCGGTGACCGTGAACGACCCGGAGGCGACGGCGCGCACCGCGGCGGCGCTGCGCACCGCGTTCGGGGCCCAGCGCGTCATCGACCCCGGCATCGTCTCGGGCAGCGAGGACGTCGGCGTGCTCGCGACGGCGGCCGGGGTTCCGCTCGTCTACTGGTTCCTGGGCGGCTCGGACCCTTCCTTGTTCGGCGACGCGCTGAAGACCGGGCGCATGCCCGAGGACATCCCGTCGAACCACTCACCGCATTTCGCGCCGCTCATCGAACCCACGTTGGAGGTCGGGGTCGCGGCGCTCGTTACCGCAGCCCGCGAATGGCTCAGCGTGCGGTGA
- a CDS encoding MATE family efflux transporter, whose product MDAETPPPAPPTRTVDRDILRLAVPALGALIAEPLFLLADTAMVGHLGATPLAGLGIASAVLQTIIGLMVFLAYATTPMVARRLGAGDERAAVSAGVDGLWLAAGLGAVLAVLGWFATPWLVGVFGASPEVSAAASAYLSISMLGLPAMLLVFAATGLLRGLQDTTTPLWVAGVGFAANIGLNFVFIYGLGWGIAGSAVGTVIAQWGMVLVYVVVIARHTARVGASPWPHHAGVLRGAASGGWLFLRTLSLRAALLLATWAATSLGPDELAAYQVAITIYFTLGFALDALAIAAQALIGKGLGEGDVEQVRAVLRRCVQWGVISGVVLGALVISTAWVLPALFTSSAEVAALLPPSLVVLGLSAPLGGLVFVLDGVLIGAGDARYLAWTGLVNLAAFVPLALGTTWWAESAGLPSATALALLTAAFAIGYLAARAVTLSLRARGAAWMVTGVTAR is encoded by the coding sequence ATGGACGCCGAAACCCCGCCCCCAGCTCCCCCGACGCGCACGGTCGACCGCGACATCCTGCGGCTCGCCGTGCCCGCGCTCGGCGCGCTGATCGCCGAACCGCTCTTCCTGCTCGCCGACACGGCGATGGTCGGGCATCTGGGCGCCACGCCGCTCGCCGGCCTCGGCATCGCGAGCGCGGTGCTGCAGACGATCATCGGGCTCATGGTGTTCCTCGCGTACGCGACGACGCCGATGGTGGCCCGCCGGCTCGGGGCCGGCGACGAGCGGGCGGCGGTCTCCGCGGGGGTCGACGGTCTGTGGCTGGCGGCCGGGCTCGGCGCGGTGCTCGCCGTGCTCGGGTGGTTCGCGACCCCGTGGCTCGTCGGCGTGTTCGGCGCTTCGCCCGAGGTGTCGGCCGCGGCATCCGCCTACCTGTCGATCTCGATGCTCGGCCTTCCGGCGATGCTGCTCGTCTTCGCGGCGACGGGCCTGCTGCGCGGCCTGCAGGACACGACCACGCCGCTCTGGGTGGCCGGCGTCGGGTTCGCGGCGAACATCGGCCTGAACTTCGTGTTCATCTACGGTCTCGGCTGGGGCATCGCCGGGTCGGCGGTCGGCACGGTCATCGCGCAGTGGGGCATGGTGCTCGTCTACGTCGTGGTCATCGCGCGGCACACGGCGCGCGTGGGAGCCAGCCCGTGGCCGCATCATGCCGGGGTGCTGCGCGGCGCGGCTTCCGGTGGCTGGCTGTTCCTGCGCACGCTGAGCCTGCGCGCCGCCCTGCTGCTCGCGACCTGGGCCGCGACCTCGCTCGGGCCAGACGAGCTCGCCGCCTACCAGGTGGCCATCACGATCTACTTCACCCTCGGGTTCGCGCTCGACGCGCTCGCGATCGCGGCGCAGGCGCTCATCGGCAAGGGCCTCGGCGAGGGCGACGTCGAGCAGGTGCGGGCCGTGCTGCGCCGGTGCGTGCAGTGGGGGGTCATCTCGGGCGTCGTGCTCGGCGCCCTCGTCATCTCGACCGCGTGGGTGCTGCCGGCGCTCTTCACGTCATCGGCCGAGGTCGCGGCGCTGCTGCCGCCCTCGCTCGTGGTGCTCGGCCTCTCGGCGCCGCTCGGCGGACTCGTGTTCGTGCTCGACGGGGTGCTCATCGGCGCCGGCGACGCCCGCTACCTCGCCTGGACCGGCCTCGTGAACCTCGCGGCGTTCGTACCGCTCGCGCTCGGCACGACCTGGTGGGCCGAGTCCGCGGGCCTGCCGAGTGCGACGGCGCTCGCGCTGCTCACGGCGGCGTTCGCCATCGGCTACCTCGCCGCTCGTGCGGTGACGCTGTCGCTGCGGGCGCGCGGCGCCGCATGGATGGTCACGGGCGTCACCGCACGCTGA